A stretch of the Bradyrhizobium arachidis genome encodes the following:
- a CDS encoding enoyl-CoA hydratase-related protein: protein MSENPVLWSLDERGVATVTLNRPEVNNAYDGALVAGVLAAMDELGTKPNLRVVVLRGNGKHFQAGADLKWINSVRPQSAEENEAASRATFEAVQRLNTLPLPTVALVQGGCFGGGTGVISACDIVIAADNALFSITEVRWGLTAAIIIPQLVDAIGIRQVRRYALTGERFGAEDARRIGLVHDVVPLAELEAAGARTVELLLANGPEALAETKRLARESSFGGMGVDDAAYARLVRLHSLKRQSAEAAEGLASFAEKRAAKWGGGKA from the coding sequence ATGTCGGAAAACCCCGTCCTGTGGAGCCTTGACGAGCGCGGGGTCGCGACCGTCACGTTGAACCGCCCGGAGGTCAACAACGCCTATGACGGTGCGTTGGTTGCCGGTGTGCTCGCGGCGATGGACGAATTGGGGACCAAGCCGAACTTGCGGGTCGTCGTGCTCCGGGGCAACGGCAAGCATTTTCAGGCTGGCGCCGATCTCAAATGGATCAATTCGGTGCGGCCGCAATCGGCGGAGGAGAACGAGGCGGCCTCGCGCGCCACCTTTGAGGCCGTGCAGCGGCTCAACACGCTGCCCCTCCCGACCGTGGCGCTGGTGCAGGGCGGCTGCTTTGGCGGCGGCACCGGCGTGATCTCGGCCTGCGACATCGTGATCGCGGCCGACAACGCGCTGTTCTCGATTACCGAGGTGCGCTGGGGCCTGACGGCCGCGATCATCATCCCGCAGCTCGTCGATGCCATCGGCATCCGCCAGGTCCGCCGCTACGCGCTGACCGGCGAGCGCTTTGGCGCCGAGGATGCGCGCCGCATCGGCCTCGTGCATGACGTCGTGCCGCTGGCCGAGCTCGAGGCAGCCGGTGCGAGAACCGTCGAGCTGTTGCTGGCCAACGGGCCGGAGGCGCTGGCCGAAACCAAGCGCCTTGCGCGGGAAAGTTCGTTCGGCGGCATGGGCGTCGATGATGCCGCCTACGCGCGGCTCGTCCGCCTGCATTCGCTGAAACGCCAGAGCGCGGAAGCGGCGGAGGGGCTGGCGTCCTTCGCCGAGAAACGCGCGGCGAAATGGGGTGGCGGCAAGGCCTGA
- a CDS encoding class I SAM-dependent methyltransferase → MSFEPEAIRAFEHAGWQRSAAGYGDSFAHATAPFIRPLLDAAEFFLGEQVLDVACGPGQLAAAAAARGAIAHGLDFSAAMVDVARNTHPEIVVTEGDAEDLPYPDNMFHAAISGFGIHHVPRPQVALAECRRVLKPGARVAFTVWATPDENIAWSLVFDAVARHGNRSATDAPPSGALNRPELCLRVLEAAEFTDCSAELVRAEWLLPSAKGLVAALSAGTVRMAALIAAQEPAALPAIINHIAGQAERFRRNGHLAIPIAAVLARGRKSTDGGNEDVRKPNC, encoded by the coding sequence ATGAGCTTTGAACCCGAAGCAATCCGTGCCTTCGAGCATGCCGGCTGGCAACGTTCTGCTGCGGGCTATGGCGATAGCTTCGCGCATGCGACGGCGCCTTTCATCCGGCCGTTGCTCGACGCTGCTGAATTCTTCCTTGGCGAGCAAGTGCTTGATGTCGCGTGTGGCCCGGGCCAGCTCGCGGCGGCCGCTGCAGCACGGGGTGCGATCGCGCATGGATTGGACTTTTCCGCAGCGATGGTCGACGTCGCACGAAACACGCATCCTGAAATCGTCGTGACTGAAGGTGACGCAGAAGATCTGCCGTATCCCGACAATATGTTTCATGCTGCCATATCAGGTTTTGGTATCCACCACGTACCTCGGCCGCAAGTCGCGCTTGCCGAATGCAGACGCGTGCTGAAGCCCGGTGCGCGGGTCGCTTTCACGGTATGGGCTACACCCGATGAGAACATTGCCTGGTCGCTCGTGTTCGACGCGGTAGCACGGCACGGCAATCGCTCGGCCACGGATGCGCCACCGTCGGGAGCACTTAACCGGCCCGAGCTTTGCCTGCGCGTCCTCGAGGCAGCCGAATTTACGGACTGCTCCGCCGAGCTGGTTCGGGCTGAATGGCTCCTGCCGAGCGCCAAAGGGCTCGTTGCAGCGCTTTCGGCCGGTACGGTGCGGATGGCGGCGCTGATAGCGGCGCAAGAGCCAGCAGCGCTGCCGGCGATCATAAACCACATCGCTGGTCAGGCCGAACGCTTCCGTCGTAACGGTCATCTTGCAATTCCAATTGCCGCAGTGTTGGCCCGTGGCCGGAAGTCCACTGATGGGGGGAACGAAGATGTGCGAAAGCCCAACTGCTAA
- a CDS encoding DsrE family protein has translation MIPSNRLSRRGLVAGASIFTAAASGAAAKEDRLVDGVVILIDSNEPYVMGHAISYSANLAKHFAEKGAKLQIEVVANGKGIEVFRADKTPLAEPLATLRQAVPNLAYSMCASSKTIAEAKEHISIPLISGANLVPFGIGRVVDLQLKGWAYIHA, from the coding sequence ATGATCCCCTCCAACAGATTGTCCCGCCGAGGATTGGTCGCGGGCGCCTCGATTTTCACCGCAGCCGCCTCCGGCGCCGCGGCGAAGGAAGATCGTCTCGTCGATGGTGTCGTGATCCTCATCGACAGCAACGAGCCCTACGTCATGGGACATGCGATCAGCTATTCGGCCAATCTCGCAAAGCACTTTGCCGAGAAGGGCGCGAAGCTCCAGATCGAGGTCGTCGCCAACGGTAAGGGCATCGAAGTGTTCCGGGCGGACAAGACTCCGCTCGCAGAACCGCTCGCGACGTTGCGGCAAGCCGTGCCGAACCTCGCCTACAGCATGTGCGCATCGTCGAAGACGATTGCGGAAGCCAAGGAGCACATCTCAATTCCGCTGATATCAGGCGCCAACCTCGTCCCCTTCGGCATCGGACGTGTGGTCGATCTCCAACTCAAGGGCTGGGCCTATATCCATGCGTGA
- a CDS encoding LysR family transcriptional regulator has translation MDSLVSMRVFCLVAELRSFAAAAERLRISPAMASKHVMQLEKRLGTRLLNRTSRRVSLSESGTLYFEQARQMLESLDEVEAAVSRATVVPRGMLRLTAPVWMANPMFARILADYQARYPEVTLDIDLSGRLVNLVEEGFDLALRATGSPDESLIARPITTVAFHMVAAPAYLDHAGRPAKLADLSNHALLHYALYPGESFSFAGERGVETIKLNPVLRSANETLLHMAALEGMGLAFLPKWLIADDIAAGRLVHVLSDQVVFEGRLFAVYPSRKYLSAKVRTFIDFIVADKRMR, from the coding sequence ATGGACTCGCTGGTCAGCATGAGGGTGTTTTGTCTGGTCGCCGAGCTCAGAAGCTTTGCGGCCGCGGCGGAGCGCCTGCGCATCTCGCCCGCCATGGCGAGCAAGCACGTGATGCAGCTCGAGAAGCGGCTGGGCACGCGGCTGCTGAACCGGACCAGCCGGCGCGTCAGCCTCAGCGAAAGCGGTACCCTCTATTTCGAGCAGGCGCGCCAGATGCTCGAGTCGCTCGATGAAGTCGAAGCCGCCGTCAGCAGGGCGACCGTCGTTCCGCGCGGCATGTTGCGCCTCACCGCGCCGGTGTGGATGGCGAATCCGATGTTCGCGCGGATCCTGGCGGACTATCAGGCTCGATATCCGGAGGTGACACTGGACATCGATCTCAGCGGGCGGCTGGTCAATCTGGTCGAGGAAGGATTTGACCTCGCCCTGCGCGCGACGGGTTCGCCCGATGAATCGTTGATCGCGCGTCCCATCACCACGGTCGCGTTCCACATGGTCGCCGCGCCCGCTTATCTCGATCACGCCGGTCGGCCGGCGAAACTTGCCGATCTCTCCAACCACGCCTTGCTGCACTATGCGCTGTATCCGGGCGAGAGCTTCTCCTTCGCGGGCGAGCGCGGTGTCGAGACCATCAAGTTGAATCCAGTGTTGCGCAGCGCCAATGAAACGCTGCTTCACATGGCGGCGCTGGAAGGCATGGGCCTCGCCTTTCTGCCGAAATGGCTGATCGCCGACGACATCGCTGCTGGCCGGCTCGTCCACGTTCTGTCTGATCAAGTCGTCTTCGAAGGACGCTTGTTTGCGGTCTATCCCAGCCGCAAATATCTCTCCGCCAAGGTCAGGACGTTCATCGACTTCATCGTCGCCGACAAGCGGATGAGATAG
- a CDS encoding ABC transporter substrate-binding protein: MGWVARFALAGLMALTIGAAKAEDALKAKIGVLRLSSSAPVFIAQDKGYFRDAGLDIELKFFDAAQPIAVAVTSGDVDFGITAFTAGLYNLAGKGTLKVIGGMSREKAGYPLIGYFASNNAYAAGLKTPKDLAGKRVAMTQVGSSFHYSLGLLADKYGFKLADVKIVPLQSLSNASAALKGETVDAALLPISTARKLMGEGGAKFLGWVGDETPWQLGAVFASPKTLTNKALVTKLLGALAKADREYHDVILASMKDGVASINDKTKPLLEIIAKYTNLPVEQVVGNCAYIDPDGKLDVKNVDNQIKWLQEQGFADKGFDADAIIAKEYVKAD; this comes from the coding sequence ATGGGTTGGGTTGCGCGGTTCGCGCTTGCGGGCCTGATGGCGCTCACGATTGGTGCAGCGAAAGCCGAGGACGCACTAAAGGCCAAGATCGGCGTGCTGCGGCTATCATCGTCGGCGCCGGTCTTCATCGCACAGGACAAGGGGTATTTTCGCGACGCCGGCCTCGACATCGAGCTGAAGTTCTTCGACGCGGCGCAGCCGATCGCGGTCGCCGTCACCTCCGGCGACGTCGATTTCGGCATCACCGCCTTCACTGCCGGCCTTTATAATCTTGCCGGCAAGGGCACGCTAAAAGTGATCGGCGGCATGAGCCGCGAGAAGGCCGGCTATCCCCTGATCGGCTATTTTGCCAGCAACAACGCCTATGCCGCAGGCTTGAAGACGCCAAAAGATCTTGCCGGAAAGCGGGTGGCGATGACGCAGGTCGGCTCCAGCTTCCATTATTCGCTGGGACTGCTCGCCGACAAATACGGTTTCAAGCTCGCCGACGTGAAGATCGTGCCGCTGCAATCACTGTCGAACGCATCAGCCGCGCTCAAGGGCGAGACGGTCGATGCCGCGCTTCTGCCGATCTCCACCGCGCGAAAGCTGATGGGCGAGGGCGGCGCGAAGTTTTTGGGCTGGGTCGGTGACGAGACGCCCTGGCAGCTCGGCGCGGTGTTCGCCTCGCCAAAGACGCTCACCAACAAGGCGCTGGTGACAAAGCTGCTCGGCGCGCTCGCCAAGGCGGATCGCGAATATCACGACGTCATCCTTGCGTCGATGAAGGACGGTGTCGCCTCGATCAACGACAAGACAAAACCGCTGCTCGAGATCATCGCAAAATACACCAACCTGCCGGTCGAGCAGGTGGTCGGCAATTGCGCCTATATCGACCCCGACGGCAAGCTGGACGTGAAGAACGTCGACAACCAGATCAAATGGCTGCAGGAGCAGGGCTTTGCCGACAAGGGCTTTGACGCGGATGCGATCATCGCGAAGGAATATGTGAAGGCGGATTGA
- a CDS encoding TlpA disulfide reductase family protein translates to MREESRHDGRTPSRRSILLAAPALLVSFRASRAQGGDPSWPPVFETGRSQFTIVRPRTPMPPLRLQDLHGKDVMLTAKPGRVTVINFWATWCAACRLDLPVIASLARSQPEGLDVLAICTDIKDVRKIRAYLGGVTAPNLSCYIDAYGIAADPNRSPEAVFKLTGMPITYLIGTSSRIEGYITGAADWLSPSGARLLQFYREQAG, encoded by the coding sequence ATGCGTGAGGAGTCCCGCCACGATGGGCGAACGCCTTCCAGGCGGTCGATCCTGCTGGCAGCGCCCGCACTTCTTGTGTCGTTCCGCGCAAGCCGTGCGCAGGGCGGCGATCCGTCCTGGCCACCGGTATTCGAGACCGGCCGCAGCCAGTTCACGATCGTGCGGCCGCGCACACCGATGCCACCGCTTCGGCTACAGGACCTGCATGGCAAAGACGTTATGCTGACGGCGAAGCCGGGACGCGTGACCGTCATCAATTTCTGGGCGACATGGTGCGCGGCCTGCCGGCTGGATTTGCCGGTCATCGCAAGCCTCGCGCGATCGCAGCCCGAGGGGCTCGACGTTCTTGCGATCTGCACGGACATAAAGGACGTCCGAAAAATCCGCGCGTATCTCGGCGGCGTGACCGCGCCCAACTTGAGCTGTTACATCGACGCTTACGGAATTGCGGCCGATCCGAACAGATCGCCCGAGGCGGTCTTCAAGCTGACCGGCATGCCCATCACTTATCTCATCGGAACGAGCAGTCGCATCGAGGGCTACATCACCGGCGCGGCCGACTGGCTATCGCCCTCAGGGGCACGGTTGCTGCAATTCTATCGCGAGCAGGCCGGGTGA
- a CDS encoding ketopantoate reductase family protein yields the protein MRICIFGAGAVGSHLAVRLARAGHDVSCVMRGAHLEAVQANGLKLRVGDAECSAKVRASGDPAKLGPQDVVISTLKATGLQGLVSGIAPLLGENTGIVFAQNGIPWWYNIGLPQRHPAPPDLAFLDPGGRLRAAIPRGRIIGGVIFSSNEIVEPGVVQNLTPDRNRLVIGECDDRASERIAELRAALSDARLESPPISDIREAIWSKLLTNMSLSVLCLLTGLTARAVRDDATFGNVIPRLLDEANEIAQHYIPEVKRVTRSGPAPNHKPSLLQDFELGRAMEIDVLVKAPAAFARAARLSTPTLDLMAALAIQKARDKGLYAG from the coding sequence ATGCGCATTTGCATTTTCGGCGCGGGCGCCGTCGGCAGCCATCTTGCGGTGCGGCTGGCGCGCGCCGGCCATGACGTATCCTGCGTGATGCGCGGGGCGCATCTGGAGGCGGTCCAGGCCAACGGGCTCAAGCTGCGCGTCGGCGACGCCGAGTGCTCCGCCAAGGTGCGCGCATCCGGGGATCCCGCCAAGCTCGGCCCTCAGGACGTCGTGATCTCTACGCTGAAGGCAACCGGTCTTCAGGGTCTCGTCAGCGGCATCGCGCCGCTGCTGGGTGAGAACACCGGCATCGTGTTCGCACAGAACGGCATTCCCTGGTGGTACAATATCGGCCTGCCGCAGCGGCATCCGGCGCCGCCCGACCTTGCCTTCCTCGATCCAGGCGGACGCCTGCGCGCCGCGATCCCGCGCGGGCGGATCATCGGCGGGGTGATCTTCTCCTCCAACGAGATCGTCGAACCCGGTGTGGTGCAGAACCTGACGCCGGATCGCAACCGGCTGGTGATCGGCGAATGCGACGACCGCGCCAGCGAGCGCATTGCCGAGCTGCGCGCCGCGCTCAGCGACGCCAGGCTCGAATCCCCGCCGATCTCCGATATTCGCGAGGCGATCTGGTCAAAGCTGCTGACCAACATGTCGCTGTCGGTGCTGTGCCTGCTGACCGGACTGACCGCGCGCGCCGTGCGCGACGATGCCACCTTCGGCAACGTCATCCCGCGTTTGCTGGATGAAGCGAACGAGATCGCGCAGCACTACATCCCCGAGGTCAAGCGCGTCACGCGCAGCGGTCCCGCACCGAACCACAAGCCGTCGCTGCTCCAGGACTTTGAGCTTGGCCGCGCCATGGAGATCGACGTGCTGGTGAAGGCGCCGGCCGCCTTTGCCCGCGCCGCGCGCCTGTCGACACCGACGCTCGATTTGATGGCCGCGCTTGCGATCCAGAAGGCACGCGACAAGGGGCTTTACGCGGGCTGA
- a CDS encoding cyclase family protein, producing MGGTKMCESPTAKGRTGWRGWLEVPSRTIQKTDQKWIDLTHPFSTSVPRSAMFPPPKFSYFAQMPERPLNVTHMETIVHMGTHVDAPRHFYVDGPGMDEIPLERMTGEGVVIRLEKAVNEAIDVDDLAAAKPGIEPGDIVAIDTGWSGRWGTPEWNRHPYLSLDAAQWLVDQKVKLVAVDTATPDLPHDLRPEDFQFPVHCMLLRDGVLISEQIANLQKLAGRRVEFLFCPLSIEGCDGAPARVLARAFS from the coding sequence ATGGGGGGAACGAAGATGTGCGAAAGCCCAACTGCTAAAGGTCGCACTGGTTGGCGCGGCTGGTTGGAGGTCCCGTCGAGGACAATTCAAAAGACTGATCAGAAATGGATCGATCTCACCCATCCGTTTTCAACGTCGGTGCCGCGTTCCGCAATGTTTCCCCCGCCGAAATTTTCATATTTTGCGCAAATGCCGGAACGACCTCTCAATGTCACCCATATGGAAACCATCGTCCACATGGGTACTCACGTTGATGCCCCAAGGCACTTCTATGTCGATGGTCCAGGAATGGACGAAATTCCACTTGAGCGCATGACGGGCGAAGGGGTCGTCATTCGCCTCGAAAAAGCAGTCAACGAAGCGATCGATGTCGACGATCTTGCGGCTGCGAAACCGGGAATCGAACCCGGCGATATCGTCGCCATCGACACAGGCTGGAGTGGACGCTGGGGAACGCCCGAGTGGAACAGGCATCCATATCTTTCACTCGACGCCGCCCAATGGCTGGTCGATCAGAAGGTCAAGCTGGTTGCGGTCGACACCGCCACGCCGGATCTTCCGCATGATCTGCGCCCAGAGGATTTTCAATTTCCGGTCCACTGTATGCTCCTCAGGGACGGCGTCCTGATCTCGGAGCAGATCGCCAATCTTCAGAAATTAGCGGGGCGACGCGTGGAATTTCTGTTTTGCCCACTGTCGATTGAAGGTTGCGATGGAGCGCCTGCCCGCGTCCTCGCTCGCGCATTCTCGTAG
- a CDS encoding acyl-CoA dehydrogenase family protein, with amino-acid sequence MSYRSSWMTEELDVFRDQFRKYLAKDLAPHAEKWREQKMVDRFAWRGLGEMGALLASVPEEYGGLGATFAYDAAVLEDLESTVPELTTGVSVHSAIVAHYILNYGSEEQKKRWLPKMVSGEMVGAIAMTEPGTGSDLQSVKTTARKQGNSYVINGQKTFITNGQAADLVIVVARTGDAGAKGISLIVVETAGADGYKRGRNLDKIGLHASDTSELFFDNVTVPPENLLGTEEGQGFVQLMQQLPQERLALAVGAVASMERAVKLTADYTKERKAFGKPLMDFQNTAFKLAERKTEATIARVFVDWCIERLIEKDLDTVTASMAKYWCSEKQVETADECLQLFGGYGYMQEYPISRMFIDSRIQKIYGGTNEIMKLLIARSL; translated from the coding sequence ATGTCCTACCGCTCCTCCTGGATGACCGAAGAGCTCGACGTCTTCCGCGACCAGTTCCGAAAGTATCTCGCCAAGGACCTGGCGCCCCATGCGGAGAAATGGCGCGAGCAGAAGATGGTCGATCGCTTCGCCTGGCGCGGGCTCGGCGAGATGGGCGCGCTGCTGGCGAGCGTGCCGGAGGAATATGGCGGCCTGGGCGCAACCTTCGCCTACGACGCCGCGGTGCTGGAAGACCTCGAAAGCACGGTGCCGGAGCTCACCACCGGCGTCTCCGTGCACAGCGCCATCGTCGCCCACTACATCCTCAACTACGGCTCGGAGGAACAGAAGAAGCGCTGGCTGCCAAAAATGGTGTCGGGCGAGATGGTCGGCGCCATCGCCATGACCGAGCCCGGCACCGGCTCGGACCTGCAAAGCGTCAAGACCACAGCCAGGAAGCAGGGCAATTCCTACGTCATCAACGGCCAGAAGACGTTTATCACCAACGGCCAGGCCGCGGACCTCGTCATCGTCGTCGCCCGCACTGGCGATGCCGGCGCAAAAGGCATCTCGCTGATCGTGGTCGAGACTGCAGGCGCCGATGGTTACAAGCGCGGGCGCAACCTCGACAAGATCGGCCTGCACGCCTCAGACACGTCGGAATTGTTTTTCGACAATGTCACCGTGCCGCCGGAAAACCTGCTCGGCACGGAAGAGGGCCAGGGCTTTGTGCAGTTGATGCAGCAACTGCCGCAGGAGCGCCTGGCGCTTGCGGTCGGCGCCGTCGCCTCGATGGAGCGCGCGGTCAAGCTCACGGCCGACTACACCAAGGAGCGCAAAGCCTTCGGCAAGCCGCTGATGGATTTTCAGAACACCGCCTTCAAGCTCGCCGAGCGCAAGACCGAAGCGACGATCGCACGCGTCTTCGTCGACTGGTGCATCGAACGCCTGATCGAAAAGGACCTCGACACCGTCACCGCGTCGATGGCGAAATACTGGTGCTCGGAAAAGCAGGTCGAGACCGCCGACGAATGCCTCCAGCTCTTCGGCGGCTACGGCTACATGCAGGAATACCCGATCTCGCGCATGTTCATCGATTCCCGTATCCAGAAGATCTATGGCGGGACGAACGAGATCATGAAGCTGCTGATCGCAAGGTCGCTGTGA
- a CDS encoding DoxX family protein, which produces MSIAAIENPTPGRALRIGLWIAQALIFFVFTSAGLVKLTTPIPQLAAMMPWAGQYSEAFVRVIGLIDLAGGIGILLPALTRILPRLTVLAALGCATLQVIALVFHLSRGEAPVTPLNLVLLVLAVFVFWGRSRKAPIAARQF; this is translated from the coding sequence ATGTCGATCGCCGCCATCGAAAACCCCACCCCGGGCCGCGCCCTCCGCATCGGCCTGTGGATCGCGCAGGCCCTGATCTTTTTCGTCTTCACCTCGGCCGGGCTGGTCAAGCTGACCACGCCGATTCCGCAGCTTGCCGCCATGATGCCGTGGGCGGGGCAGTATTCCGAAGCCTTCGTGCGAGTCATCGGGCTGATCGATCTCGCCGGCGGGATCGGCATTCTGCTGCCGGCGCTGACGCGGATCCTGCCGCGGCTGACGGTGCTGGCTGCGCTCGGCTGCGCGACGTTGCAGGTCATCGCGCTCGTCTTCCATCTCTCGCGCGGCGAGGCCCCGGTCACGCCGCTCAACCTCGTCCTGCTCGTCCTCGCCGTCTTCGTGTTTTGGGGACGCAGCCGGAAGGCGCCGATTGCTGCGCGGCAGTTCTGA
- a CDS encoding alpha/beta family hydrolase, with amino-acid sequence MTTELKIDIERIGTVSAILMEPANARACYVLAHGAGANMRHSFVEKAAAGLAARGIATLRYNFPYMEKKRGRPDTPAVAHAAVRAAVAEAARQCAGLKLIAGGKSFGGRMTSQAQAKAQLAGVKGLAFLGFPLHAADKPSIERADHLAEVGIPMLFIQGDRDKLADLDHLKPVIAGLAAKARLHVIAGGDHSFAVLRKSGRSNDEALTEVLDTLAAWIDKLA; translated from the coding sequence ATGACGACAGAGCTCAAGATCGACATCGAGCGCATCGGCACGGTCTCCGCCATCCTGATGGAGCCGGCCAATGCGCGCGCCTGCTACGTGCTCGCGCATGGCGCCGGCGCCAACATGAGGCATTCCTTCGTGGAGAAGGCGGCGGCCGGCCTCGCGGCGCGCGGCATCGCGACGCTGCGCTACAACTTTCCCTACATGGAGAAGAAGCGGGGGCGGCCGGATACGCCGGCCGTCGCCCACGCCGCCGTCCGCGCGGCGGTGGCGGAGGCGGCGCGGCAATGCGCGGGGCTGAAGCTCATCGCCGGCGGAAAATCCTTTGGTGGACGCATGACCTCGCAGGCACAGGCCAAGGCGCAGCTAGCCGGCGTGAAGGGGCTCGCCTTCCTCGGCTTCCCCCTGCATGCGGCTGACAAGCCGTCGATCGAGCGCGCCGATCATTTGGCTGAGGTCGGCATCCCCATGCTGTTCATCCAGGGCGATCGCGACAAGCTCGCCGATCTCGACCACCTCAAGCCGGTGATCGCTGGTCTCGCAGCGAAAGCAAGGCTACATGTGATCGCCGGCGGCGATCACTCCTTCGCGGTTTTGCGGAAATCAGGGCGCAGCAATGACGAGGCGCTGACAGAGGTGCTGGATACTCTCGCGGCATGGATCGACAAGCTCGCCTGA
- a CDS encoding FAD-dependent oxidoreductase: MPQKSIQEPAREVPLYGEYEVAVLGGGPAGIAAAATAARAGKRTLLIERYGFLGGMGTAAGVTNFCGLHGNVHGEHHRLVQGIASELLARIDRLDGLNKPHLILGKVFAQAYDTAAYKIAADDLLATHKVDILFHALGAGVVMTDERRIDALMVETKAGRRAVSAGIFIDCSGDGDLAAWAGVPFEVGDEDGHPLYPSMMLRLNGIDPVRAGDAWRTIPQLMEQATAAGTHRFPRKSAIVRPQRSGIEWRVNFTQVAREDGHAINGIEPDDLTRGEIEGRKQALAAFEFLRTVPGFEKSYIVDLPPQLGIRETRRIKGGYQLSGEDVLGCASFDDSIGVNGWPIEAHVPGDVVFTFPPIPESRGYNELPYRMLVPEGIDNLLVAGRCASMTHEGQSAARVSGACFVMGEAAGSAASLALAGNRMPRDIAVEKLQEALRQQGAFIGRGQAVPQGL, translated from the coding sequence GTGCCGCAAAAATCAATCCAGGAACCCGCCCGCGAGGTGCCGCTCTACGGCGAATATGAAGTGGCCGTGCTCGGCGGCGGGCCGGCCGGTATCGCGGCCGCGGCGACCGCGGCGCGGGCAGGCAAGCGCACGCTGCTGATCGAGCGTTACGGTTTCCTCGGCGGCATGGGCACGGCCGCCGGCGTCACCAACTTTTGCGGGCTGCATGGCAACGTCCACGGCGAACATCACCGGCTGGTGCAGGGTATCGCCTCCGAGCTTCTGGCCCGGATCGACCGGCTCGACGGCTTGAACAAGCCGCATCTCATCCTCGGCAAGGTCTTTGCGCAGGCCTATGACACCGCGGCCTACAAGATCGCGGCCGACGATCTGCTCGCGACCCACAAGGTCGACATCCTCTTCCATGCGCTCGGCGCCGGCGTCGTCATGACCGACGAACGCCGGATCGACGCGCTCATGGTCGAGACCAAGGCGGGCCGCCGCGCCGTGAGCGCCGGAATTTTCATCGATTGCTCCGGCGACGGCGATCTCGCCGCCTGGGCCGGCGTGCCCTTCGAGGTCGGCGATGAAGACGGTCATCCGCTGTACCCCTCGATGATGCTGCGCCTCAACGGCATCGACCCCGTGAGGGCGGGCGACGCCTGGCGGACCATTCCGCAATTGATGGAGCAGGCGACCGCTGCCGGGACGCATCGCTTTCCTCGCAAGAGCGCGATCGTGCGGCCGCAGCGCTCGGGCATCGAGTGGCGGGTGAATTTCACGCAAGTCGCGCGCGAGGACGGCCACGCCATCAACGGCATCGAGCCCGATGATCTCACCCGCGGCGAGATCGAGGGCCGCAAGCAGGCGCTCGCCGCCTTCGAATTTTTGCGTACCGTGCCTGGCTTTGAAAAGTCGTACATCGTCGATCTGCCGCCGCAGCTTGGCATTCGCGAAACGCGGCGCATCAAGGGCGGCTACCAGCTCAGCGGCGAGGACGTGCTCGGCTGCGCCTCGTTCGACGATTCCATCGGCGTCAACGGCTGGCCGATCGAGGCCCACGTACCGGGCGACGTCGTCTTCACCTTCCCGCCGATCCCGGAATCGCGCGGCTACAACGAATTGCCGTATCGCATGCTGGTGCCGGAGGGCATAGACAATCTCCTGGTCGCCGGACGCTGCGCCTCCATGACCCATGAGGGCCAGTCGGCGGCGCGGGTGTCGGGCGCCTGCTTCGTGATGGGGGAGGCGGCCGGTTCCGCCGCTTCATTGGCGCTGGCCGGCAACCGGATGCCGCGTGACATCGCGGTCGAAAAGTTGCAGGAAGCATTGAGACAACAGGGTGCCTTCATCGGGCGGGGCCAGGCCGTGCCCCAGGGGCTCTAA